GTGGTAGTAGGGCTGGTCCTTGCGCGGCCGCAGCGACTCGGGAATCGAGAGCCACCACTCCTCGGTGTTCGCGAACTCCGGGTCGACGTCGAAGATCACGCCGCGAAACGGGTGGATGCGGTGGCGCACGACCTGGCCGATGCGGAATCGCGCTTCGCGGAGCTCGCTCATGACGCGCGCGAGTGTGCGCTACTCCGCGTTCGCGATCACCACCTCGACGCGCCGATTGCGCGCGCGGCCTGCGGGGTCGTCGCCGCCGTCGGCCTTCCTCTCCTTCGCGAGCGGCCGGGTCTCACCGAGGCCCTGCGAAATGATTCGCTGAGCATCGATGCCCGACGCCGAGAGCGCATCCGCGACGCGGCGCGCGCGTCGCAAGGAGAGCTCGAAGTTGTACGCGTCCGTGCCGCGCGCGTCGGTGTGGCCCTCGCAGATCAGACGGTTCGCGGGCGCGAGGCGCTTCACGATCTCGGCGATCGTCGCGACCGCGGCAGCGCCCGCCGGCGTGAGCTCGGAGCTGTCGAAGTCGAAGAGCACGTCCGTCACGAGCACCGTGACGCCGCGGTCGTCGACGCGGGTCTCGAAGCCGCTGGCGCCGAGCGCGCTCGAAAGTTGCGCCTGTTTGCTCGTCGCGCAGCCCGCGGCGAGCGCGAGCAACGCGATCGCCAGCACCTTCCTACAGCTGCTCCTCATGCGTGCCTCCCTTGGCCGCAAGCTTGCCGAAGCTCGCGTGCGAATGAACCCTCGGCCGATGCTCACATCCGCCCCGCGACCGGTCGGTCTGATCCTGAACCCGATGTCGGGCCGCGACGTGCGCCGGCTGGTGGGCCGCGCGCAGACCGAGTCGCTCGAGGTGAAGCGCAGCCAGCTCGCGCGCGCGGTCGTGGGTGCCGCCGCCGCGGGGGCGACGCACTTCCACTTCGTGCGCGACGTGTTTCGCCTCGCCGAGCAGGCGCTCGAGTACCTCGCGCTCGACGGCGTGACGCTCGCGCAGCTCGACGTCGGCCCGATCACCACCACGCCCGCCGACACC
This DNA window, taken from Deltaproteobacteria bacterium, encodes the following:
- the hspQ gene encoding heat shock protein HspQ produces the protein MSELREARFRIGQVVRHRIHPFRGVIFDVDPEFANTEEWWLSIPESLRPRKDQPYYHLLAENEKTTYVAYVSEQNLLPDAENGPVAHPQVSEMFGELRDGFYAPRFSRTAH
- a CDS encoding OmpA family protein; translation: MRSSCRKVLAIALLALAAGCATSKQAQLSSALGASGFETRVDDRGVTVLVTDVLFDFDSSELTPAGAAAVATIAEIVKRLAPANRLICEGHTDARGTDAYNFELSLRRARRVADALSASGIDAQRIISQGLGETRPLAKERKADGGDDPAGRARNRRVEVVIANAE